In the Sus scrofa isolate TJ Tabasco breed Duroc chromosome 6, Sscrofa11.1, whole genome shotgun sequence genome, one interval contains:
- the TRIM28 gene encoding transcription intermediary factor 1-beta isoform X3 yields the protein MAASAAAASAAAAAASGSPSPGEGSAGAEKRAAASSAAASASASASASASSPAGGGGEALELLEHCGVCRERLRPEREPRLLPCLHSACSACLGPAAPAAANSSGDGGAAGDGAVVDCPVCKQQCFSKDIVENYFMRDSGSKAATDSQDANQCCTSCEDNAPATSYCVECSEPLCETCVEAHQRVKYTKDHTVRSTGPAKSRDGERTVYCSVHKHEPLVLFCESCDTLTCRDCQLNAHKDHQYQFLEDAVRNQRKLLASLVKRLGDKHATLQKNTKEVRSSIRQVSDVQKRVQVDVKMAILQIMKELNKRGRVLVNDAQKVTEGQQERLERQHWTMTKIQKHQEHILRFASWALESDNNTALLLSKKLIYFQLHRALKMIVDPVEPHGEMKFQWDLNAWTKSAEAFGKIVAERPGTNSTGPAPMAPPRAPGPLSKQTSGSSQPMEVQEGYGFGSDDPYSSAEPHVSGVKRSRSGDGEVSGLMRKVPRVSLERLDLDLTADSQPPVFKVFPGSTTEDYNLIVIERGAAAAAAGQPGTAAPGAPGAPPLPGMAIVKEEETEAAIGAPPAATEGQETKPVLMALAEGPGAEGPRLASPSGSTSSGLEVVAPEGTSAPAGGPGALDDSATICRVCQKPGDLVMCNQCEFCFHLDCHLPALQDVPGEEWSCSLCHVLPDLKEEDGSLNLDGGDSTGVVAKLSPANQQKCERVLLALFCHEPCRPLHQLATDSTFSLDQPGGTLDLTLIRARLQEKLSPPYSSPQEFAQDVGRMFKQFNKLTEDKADVQSIIGLQRFFETRMNEAFGDTKFSAVLVEPPPLSLPGAGLSAQDLSSGPGDGP from the exons ATGGCGGCTTCGGCGGCGGCAGCCTCGGCCGCGGCGGCGGCCGCCTCCGGCAGCCCGAGCCCGGGCGAGGGCTCGGCAGGCGCCGAGAAGCGCGCCGCCGCCTCCTCGGCCGCGGCCTCGGCGTCTGCCTCGGCGTCGGCGTCAGCATCGTCGCCCGCGGGGGGCGGCGGCGAGGCGCTGGAGCTGCTGGAGCACTGCGGCGTGTGCCGGGAGCGCCTGCGGCCCGAGAGGGAACCGCGTCTGCTACCCTGCCTGCACTCTGCCTGCAGCGCCTGCCTCGGGCCCGCGGCGCCAGCCGCCGCCAACAGTTCTGGGGACGGAGGCGCGGCGGGCGACGGTGCTG TGGTGGACTGTCCAGTGTGTAAGCAACaatgtttctccaaagacattGTGGAGAATTATTTTATGCGCGACAGTGGCAGCAAGGCTGCCACCGACTCCCAGGATGCTAATCAG TGCTGCACTAGCTGTGAGGATAATGCCCCAGCCACCAGTTACTGTGTGGAGTGCTCTGAGCCGTTATGTGAGACGTGCGTGGAGGCGCACCAGCGGGTGAAGTACACCAAGGACCACACCGTGCGCTCCACTG GACCAGCCAAGTCGAGGGACGGTGAGCGCACGGTATACTGCAGCGTGCACAAGCACGAGCCCCTCGTGCTGTTCTGCGAGAGCTGCGACACCCTCACCTGCCGGGACTGCCAGCTCAACGCCCACAAGGACCACCA GTACCAGTTCCTGGAGGATGCAGTGAGGAACCAGCGAAAGCTCCTGGCCTCACTGGTGAAGCGCCTCGGGGACAAGCATGCGACGTTGCAGAAGAACACCAAGGAGGTTCGCAGCTC GATCCGCCAGGTGTCTGATGTGCAGAAGCGCGTGCAGGTGGATGTCAAGATGGCCATCCTGCAGATCATGAAGGAGCTGAACAAGCGGGGCCGCGTGCTGGTCAACGACGCCCAG AAGGTGACTGAGGGCCAGCAGGAGCGCCTGGAGCGCCAGCACTGGACCATGACTAAGATCCAGAAACACCAGGAACACATTCTGCGCTTTGCCTCCTGGGCTCTGGAGAGTGACAACAACACAGCCCTGCTCCTCTCCAAAAAGCTG atctACTTCCAGCTGCACCGGGCCCTCAAGATGATTGTGGACCCTGTGGAGCCACATGGCGAGATGAAGTTCCAGTGGGATCTCAATGCCTGGACCAAGAGTGCAGAGGCCTTCG GCAAGATCGTGGCAGAACGTCCTGGCACCAACTCCACTGGCCCTGCACCCATGGCCCCTCCTCGGGCTCCAGGACCTTTGAGCAAGCAGACCTCTGGCAGCAGCCAG CCCATGGAGGTGCAGGAAGGCTATGGCTTTGGATCAG ACGACCCCTACTCGAGTGCCGAGCCCCACGTGTCCGGGGTAAAGCG GTCCCGCTCAGGTGACGGCGAGGTGAGCGGCCTCATGCGCAAGGTGCCACGGGTGAGCCTCGAACGCCTGGACTTGGATCTCACCGCTGACAGCCAGCCGCCAGTCTTCAAGGTCTTCCCAGGCAGCACCACGGAGGACTACAACCTCATTGTCATCGAGCGaggcgctgcagctgctgctgctggacaACCTGGGACTGCAgcccctggggctcctggggccCCGCCCCTGCCTGGCATGGCCATCGTCAAG gaggaagaaacagaggctGCCATTGGCGCTCCGCCTGCTGCCACTGAGGGCCAGGAGACCAAGCCTGTGCTGATGGCCCTGGCGGAGGGCCCTGGTGCCGAGGGCCCCcgcctggcctcacccagtggcaGCACCAGCTCAGGCTTGGAGGTGGTGGCTCCAGAGGGCACCTCAGCCCCAGCGGGTGGCCCAGGTGCCCTGGATGACAGTGCCACCATCTGCCGTGTCTGCCAGAAACCAGGTGACCTGGTCATGTGCAACCAGTGCGAGTTCTGCTTCCACCTGGATTGccacctgcctgccctgcagGATGTGCCAGG GGAGGAGTGGAGCTGCTCGCTCTGCCATGTGCTCCCTGACCTGAAGGAGGAGGATGGCAGCCTGAACCTTGACGGTGGAGACAGCACTGGCGTGGTGGCCAAGCTCTCGCCAGCCAACCAACAG AAGTGTGAGCGCGTCCTCCTGGCCCTCTTCTGCCATGAGCCCTGTAGGCCCCTGCACCAACTGGCTACCGACTCCACATTCTCTCTG GATCAGCCTGGCGGCACCCTGGACTTGACCCTGATCCGAGCCCGTCTCCAGGAGAAGTTGTCACCTCCCTACAGCTCCCCCCAGGAGTTTGCCCAGGACGTGGGCCGCATGTTCAAGCAGTTCAACAAGCTGACGGAG GATAAGGCCGACGTGCAGTCCATCATTGGCCTGCAGCGCTTCTTTGAGACTCGCATGAACGAGGCCTTTGGTGACACCAAGTTCTCTGCTGTGCTGGTGGAGCCTCCGCCACTGAGCCTGCCGGGTGCTGGCCTGAGTGCCCAGGACCTATCCAGTGGCCCCGGTGATGGCCCCTGA
- the UBE2M gene encoding NEDD8-conjugating enzyme Ubc12 → MIKLFSLKQQKKEEESAGGTKGSSKKASAAQLRIQKDINELNLPKTCDISFSDPDDLLNFKLVICPDEGFYKSGKFVFSFKVGQGYPHDPPKVKCETMVYHPNIDLEGNVCLNILREDWKPVLTINSIIYGLQYLFLEPNPEDPLNKEAAEVLQNNRRLFEQNVQRSMRGGYIGSTYFERCLK, encoded by the exons atGATCAAGCTGTTCTCGCTGAAGCagcagaagaaggaggaggagtcgGCGGGCGGCACCAAGGGCAGCAGCAAGAAGGCGTCGGCGGCGCAGTTGCGGATCCAGAAGG ACATAAACGAGCTGAATCTGCCCAAGACGTGTGACATCAGTTTTTCAGATCCAGACGACCTCCTCAACTTCAAGCTGGTTATCTGTCCTGATGAG GGCTTCTACAAGAGCGGGAAGTTTGTGTTCAGTTTTAAG GTGGGCCAGGGTTACCCGCATGACCCCCCCAAGGTGAAGTGTGAGACGATGGTTTATCACCCCAACATTGACCTCGAGGGCAACGTCTGCCTCAACATCCTCAG AGAGGACTGGAAGCCAGTCCTTACGATAAACTCCATAATTTATGGCCTGCAGTATCTCTTCTTG GAGCCCAACCCTGaagacccactgaacaaggaggCCGCCGAGGTCCTGCAGAACAACCGGAGGCTGTTTGAGCAGAACGTGCAGCGCTCCATGCGGGGTGGCTATATCGGCTCCACCTACTTCGAGCGCTGCCTGAAATAG
- the TRIM28 gene encoding transcription intermediary factor 1-beta isoform X2 — protein sequence MAASAAAASAAAAAASGSPSPGEGSAGAEKRAAASSAAASASASASASASSPAGGGGEALELLEHCGVCRERLRPEREPRLLPCLHSACSACLGPAAPAAANSSGDGGAAGDGAVVDCPVCKQQCFSKDIVENYFMRDSGSKAATDSQDANQCCTSCEDNAPATSYCVECSEPLCETCVEAHQRVKYTKDHTVRSTGPAKSRDGERTVYCSVHKHEPLVLFCESCDTLTCRDCQLNAHKDHQYQFLEDAVRNQRKLLASLVKRLGDKHATLQKNTKEVRSSIRQVSDVQKRVQVDVKMAILQIMKELNKRGRVLVNDAQKVTEGQQERLERQHWTMTKIQKHQEHILRFASWALESDNNTALLLSKKLIYFQLHRALKMIVDPVEPHGEMKFQWDLNAWTKSAEAFGKIVAERPGTNSTGPAPMAPPRAPGPLSKQTSGSSQPMEVQEGYGFGSADDPYSSAEPHVSGVKRSRSGDGEVSGLMRKVPRVSLERLDLDLTADSQPPVFKVFPGSTTEDYNLIVIERGAAAAAAGQPGTAAPGAPGAPPLPGMAIVKEEETEAAIGAPPAATEGQETKPVLMALAEGPGAEGPRLASPSGSTSSGLEVVAPEGTSAPAGGPGALDDSATICRVCQKPGDLVMCNQCEFCFHLDCHLPALQDVPGEEWSCSLCHVLPDLKEEDGSLNLDGGDSTGVVAKLSPANQQKCERVLLALFCHEPCRPLHQLATDSTFSLDQPGGTLDLTLIRARLQEKLSPPYSSPQEFAQDVGRMFKQFNKLTEDKADVQSIIGLQRFFETRMNEAFGDTKFSAVLVEPPPLSLPGAGLSAQDLSSGPGDGP from the exons ATGGCGGCTTCGGCGGCGGCAGCCTCGGCCGCGGCGGCGGCCGCCTCCGGCAGCCCGAGCCCGGGCGAGGGCTCGGCAGGCGCCGAGAAGCGCGCCGCCGCCTCCTCGGCCGCGGCCTCGGCGTCTGCCTCGGCGTCGGCGTCAGCATCGTCGCCCGCGGGGGGCGGCGGCGAGGCGCTGGAGCTGCTGGAGCACTGCGGCGTGTGCCGGGAGCGCCTGCGGCCCGAGAGGGAACCGCGTCTGCTACCCTGCCTGCACTCTGCCTGCAGCGCCTGCCTCGGGCCCGCGGCGCCAGCCGCCGCCAACAGTTCTGGGGACGGAGGCGCGGCGGGCGACGGTGCTG TGGTGGACTGTCCAGTGTGTAAGCAACaatgtttctccaaagacattGTGGAGAATTATTTTATGCGCGACAGTGGCAGCAAGGCTGCCACCGACTCCCAGGATGCTAATCAG TGCTGCACTAGCTGTGAGGATAATGCCCCAGCCACCAGTTACTGTGTGGAGTGCTCTGAGCCGTTATGTGAGACGTGCGTGGAGGCGCACCAGCGGGTGAAGTACACCAAGGACCACACCGTGCGCTCCACTG GACCAGCCAAGTCGAGGGACGGTGAGCGCACGGTATACTGCAGCGTGCACAAGCACGAGCCCCTCGTGCTGTTCTGCGAGAGCTGCGACACCCTCACCTGCCGGGACTGCCAGCTCAACGCCCACAAGGACCACCA GTACCAGTTCCTGGAGGATGCAGTGAGGAACCAGCGAAAGCTCCTGGCCTCACTGGTGAAGCGCCTCGGGGACAAGCATGCGACGTTGCAGAAGAACACCAAGGAGGTTCGCAGCTC GATCCGCCAGGTGTCTGATGTGCAGAAGCGCGTGCAGGTGGATGTCAAGATGGCCATCCTGCAGATCATGAAGGAGCTGAACAAGCGGGGCCGCGTGCTGGTCAACGACGCCCAG AAGGTGACTGAGGGCCAGCAGGAGCGCCTGGAGCGCCAGCACTGGACCATGACTAAGATCCAGAAACACCAGGAACACATTCTGCGCTTTGCCTCCTGGGCTCTGGAGAGTGACAACAACACAGCCCTGCTCCTCTCCAAAAAGCTG atctACTTCCAGCTGCACCGGGCCCTCAAGATGATTGTGGACCCTGTGGAGCCACATGGCGAGATGAAGTTCCAGTGGGATCTCAATGCCTGGACCAAGAGTGCAGAGGCCTTCG GCAAGATCGTGGCAGAACGTCCTGGCACCAACTCCACTGGCCCTGCACCCATGGCCCCTCCTCGGGCTCCAGGACCTTTGAGCAAGCAGACCTCTGGCAGCAGCCAG CCCATGGAGGTGCAGGAAGGCTATGGCTTTGGATCAG CAGACGACCCCTACTCGAGTGCCGAGCCCCACGTGTCCGGGGTAAAGCG GTCCCGCTCAGGTGACGGCGAGGTGAGCGGCCTCATGCGCAAGGTGCCACGGGTGAGCCTCGAACGCCTGGACTTGGATCTCACCGCTGACAGCCAGCCGCCAGTCTTCAAGGTCTTCCCAGGCAGCACCACGGAGGACTACAACCTCATTGTCATCGAGCGaggcgctgcagctgctgctgctggacaACCTGGGACTGCAgcccctggggctcctggggccCCGCCCCTGCCTGGCATGGCCATCGTCAAG gaggaagaaacagaggctGCCATTGGCGCTCCGCCTGCTGCCACTGAGGGCCAGGAGACCAAGCCTGTGCTGATGGCCCTGGCGGAGGGCCCTGGTGCCGAGGGCCCCcgcctggcctcacccagtggcaGCACCAGCTCAGGCTTGGAGGTGGTGGCTCCAGAGGGCACCTCAGCCCCAGCGGGTGGCCCAGGTGCCCTGGATGACAGTGCCACCATCTGCCGTGTCTGCCAGAAACCAGGTGACCTGGTCATGTGCAACCAGTGCGAGTTCTGCTTCCACCTGGATTGccacctgcctgccctgcagGATGTGCCAGG GGAGGAGTGGAGCTGCTCGCTCTGCCATGTGCTCCCTGACCTGAAGGAGGAGGATGGCAGCCTGAACCTTGACGGTGGAGACAGCACTGGCGTGGTGGCCAAGCTCTCGCCAGCCAACCAACAG AAGTGTGAGCGCGTCCTCCTGGCCCTCTTCTGCCATGAGCCCTGTAGGCCCCTGCACCAACTGGCTACCGACTCCACATTCTCTCTG GATCAGCCTGGCGGCACCCTGGACTTGACCCTGATCCGAGCCCGTCTCCAGGAGAAGTTGTCACCTCCCTACAGCTCCCCCCAGGAGTTTGCCCAGGACGTGGGCCGCATGTTCAAGCAGTTCAACAAGCTGACGGAG GATAAGGCCGACGTGCAGTCCATCATTGGCCTGCAGCGCTTCTTTGAGACTCGCATGAACGAGGCCTTTGGTGACACCAAGTTCTCTGCTGTGCTGGTGGAGCCTCCGCCACTGAGCCTGCCGGGTGCTGGCCTGAGTGCCCAGGACCTATCCAGTGGCCCCGGTGATGGCCCCTGA
- the TRIM28 gene encoding transcription intermediary factor 1-beta isoform X1, translating into MAASAAAASAAAAAASGSPSPGEGSAGAEKRAAASSAAASASASASASASSPAGGGGEALELLEHCGVCRERLRPEREPRLLPCLHSACSACLGPAAPAAANSSGDGGAAGDGAVVDCPVCKQQCFSKDIVENYFMRDSGSKAATDSQDANQCCTSCEDNAPATSYCVECSEPLCETCVEAHQRVKYTKDHTVRSTGPAKSRDGERTVYCSVHKHEPLVLFCESCDTLTCRDCQLNAHKDHQYQFLEDAVRNQRKLLASLVKRLGDKHATLQKNTKEVRSSIRQVSDVQKRVQVDVKMAILQIMKELNKRGRVLVNDAQKVTEGQQERLERQHWTMTKIQKHQEHILRFASWALESDNNTALLLSKKLIYFQLHRALKMIVDPVEPHGEMKFQWDLNAWTKSAEAFGKIVAERPGTNSTGPAPMAPPRAPGPLSKQTSGSSQPMEVQEGYGFGSDDPYSSAEPHVSGVKRSRSGDGEVSGLMRKVPRVSLERLDLDLTADSQPPVFKVFPGSTTEDYNLIVIERGAAAAAAGQPGTAAPGAPGAPPLPGMAIVKEEETEAAIGAPPAATEGQETKPVLMALAEGPGAEGPRLASPSGSTSSGLEVVAPEGTSAPAGGPGALDDSATICRVCQKPGDLVMCNQCEFCFHLDCHLPALQDVPGCEATWGLQGGGLGWVLCSPSFSVPPREEWSCSLCHVLPDLKEEDGSLNLDGGDSTGVVAKLSPANQQKCERVLLALFCHEPCRPLHQLATDSTFSLDQPGGTLDLTLIRARLQEKLSPPYSSPQEFAQDVGRMFKQFNKLTEDKADVQSIIGLQRFFETRMNEAFGDTKFSAVLVEPPPLSLPGAGLSAQDLSSGPGDGP; encoded by the exons ATGGCGGCTTCGGCGGCGGCAGCCTCGGCCGCGGCGGCGGCCGCCTCCGGCAGCCCGAGCCCGGGCGAGGGCTCGGCAGGCGCCGAGAAGCGCGCCGCCGCCTCCTCGGCCGCGGCCTCGGCGTCTGCCTCGGCGTCGGCGTCAGCATCGTCGCCCGCGGGGGGCGGCGGCGAGGCGCTGGAGCTGCTGGAGCACTGCGGCGTGTGCCGGGAGCGCCTGCGGCCCGAGAGGGAACCGCGTCTGCTACCCTGCCTGCACTCTGCCTGCAGCGCCTGCCTCGGGCCCGCGGCGCCAGCCGCCGCCAACAGTTCTGGGGACGGAGGCGCGGCGGGCGACGGTGCTG TGGTGGACTGTCCAGTGTGTAAGCAACaatgtttctccaaagacattGTGGAGAATTATTTTATGCGCGACAGTGGCAGCAAGGCTGCCACCGACTCCCAGGATGCTAATCAG TGCTGCACTAGCTGTGAGGATAATGCCCCAGCCACCAGTTACTGTGTGGAGTGCTCTGAGCCGTTATGTGAGACGTGCGTGGAGGCGCACCAGCGGGTGAAGTACACCAAGGACCACACCGTGCGCTCCACTG GACCAGCCAAGTCGAGGGACGGTGAGCGCACGGTATACTGCAGCGTGCACAAGCACGAGCCCCTCGTGCTGTTCTGCGAGAGCTGCGACACCCTCACCTGCCGGGACTGCCAGCTCAACGCCCACAAGGACCACCA GTACCAGTTCCTGGAGGATGCAGTGAGGAACCAGCGAAAGCTCCTGGCCTCACTGGTGAAGCGCCTCGGGGACAAGCATGCGACGTTGCAGAAGAACACCAAGGAGGTTCGCAGCTC GATCCGCCAGGTGTCTGATGTGCAGAAGCGCGTGCAGGTGGATGTCAAGATGGCCATCCTGCAGATCATGAAGGAGCTGAACAAGCGGGGCCGCGTGCTGGTCAACGACGCCCAG AAGGTGACTGAGGGCCAGCAGGAGCGCCTGGAGCGCCAGCACTGGACCATGACTAAGATCCAGAAACACCAGGAACACATTCTGCGCTTTGCCTCCTGGGCTCTGGAGAGTGACAACAACACAGCCCTGCTCCTCTCCAAAAAGCTG atctACTTCCAGCTGCACCGGGCCCTCAAGATGATTGTGGACCCTGTGGAGCCACATGGCGAGATGAAGTTCCAGTGGGATCTCAATGCCTGGACCAAGAGTGCAGAGGCCTTCG GCAAGATCGTGGCAGAACGTCCTGGCACCAACTCCACTGGCCCTGCACCCATGGCCCCTCCTCGGGCTCCAGGACCTTTGAGCAAGCAGACCTCTGGCAGCAGCCAG CCCATGGAGGTGCAGGAAGGCTATGGCTTTGGATCAG ACGACCCCTACTCGAGTGCCGAGCCCCACGTGTCCGGGGTAAAGCG GTCCCGCTCAGGTGACGGCGAGGTGAGCGGCCTCATGCGCAAGGTGCCACGGGTGAGCCTCGAACGCCTGGACTTGGATCTCACCGCTGACAGCCAGCCGCCAGTCTTCAAGGTCTTCCCAGGCAGCACCACGGAGGACTACAACCTCATTGTCATCGAGCGaggcgctgcagctgctgctgctggacaACCTGGGACTGCAgcccctggggctcctggggccCCGCCCCTGCCTGGCATGGCCATCGTCAAG gaggaagaaacagaggctGCCATTGGCGCTCCGCCTGCTGCCACTGAGGGCCAGGAGACCAAGCCTGTGCTGATGGCCCTGGCGGAGGGCCCTGGTGCCGAGGGCCCCcgcctggcctcacccagtggcaGCACCAGCTCAGGCTTGGAGGTGGTGGCTCCAGAGGGCACCTCAGCCCCAGCGGGTGGCCCAGGTGCCCTGGATGACAGTGCCACCATCTGCCGTGTCTGCCAGAAACCAGGTGACCTGGTCATGTGCAACCAGTGCGAGTTCTGCTTCCACCTGGATTGccacctgcctgccctgcagGATGTGCCAGGGTGCGAGGCTACGTGGGGTCTGCAGggtggagggctgggctgggtccTTTGCAGCCCCTCATTCTCTGTTCCCCCCAGGGAGGAGTGGAGCTGCTCGCTCTGCCATGTGCTCCCTGACCTGAAGGAGGAGGATGGCAGCCTGAACCTTGACGGTGGAGACAGCACTGGCGTGGTGGCCAAGCTCTCGCCAGCCAACCAACAG AAGTGTGAGCGCGTCCTCCTGGCCCTCTTCTGCCATGAGCCCTGTAGGCCCCTGCACCAACTGGCTACCGACTCCACATTCTCTCTG GATCAGCCTGGCGGCACCCTGGACTTGACCCTGATCCGAGCCCGTCTCCAGGAGAAGTTGTCACCTCCCTACAGCTCCCCCCAGGAGTTTGCCCAGGACGTGGGCCGCATGTTCAAGCAGTTCAACAAGCTGACGGAG GATAAGGCCGACGTGCAGTCCATCATTGGCCTGCAGCGCTTCTTTGAGACTCGCATGAACGAGGCCTTTGGTGACACCAAGTTCTCTGCTGTGCTGGTGGAGCCTCCGCCACTGAGCCTGCCGGGTGCTGGCCTGAGTGCCCAGGACCTATCCAGTGGCCCCGGTGATGGCCCCTGA
- the CHMP2A gene encoding charged multivesicular body protein 2a, with translation MDLLFGRRKTPEELLRQNQRALNRAMRELDRERQKLETQEKKIIADIKKMAKQGQMDAVRIMAKDLVRTRRYVRKFVLMRANIQAVSLKIQTLKSNNSMAQAMKGVTKAMGTMNRQLKLPQIQKIMMEFERQAEIMDMKEEMMNDAIDDAMGDEEDEEESDAVVAQVLDELGLSLTDELSNLPSTGGSLSVAASGKKAEAAASALVDADADLEERLKNLRRD, from the exons ATGGACCTGTTGTTTGGGCGCCGGAAGACGCCAGAGGAGCTGCTGCGCCAGAACCAGCGCGCCCTGAATCGTGCGATGCGAGAGCTGGACCGTGAGCGACAGAAGCTAGAGACCCAGGAGAAGAAGATCATTGCAGACATCAAGAAGATGGCCAAGCAGGGCCAGATG GATGCGGTGCGCATCATGGCAAAAGACCTGGTGCGCACCCGGCGGTACGTGCGCAAGTTCGTGTTGATGCGGGCCAACATCCAGGCCGTGTCCCTCAAGATCCAGACGCTCAAGTCTAACAACTCCATGGCACAAGCCATGAAGGGCGTCACCAAGGCCATGGGCACCATGAACAGACAG CTCAAGCTGCCCCAGATCCAGAAGATCATGATGGAGTTTGAGCGGCAGGCGGAGATCATGGACATGAAGGAGGAGATGATGAACGATGCCATCGACGACGCCATGGGGgacgaggaggacgaggaggagag CgatgccgtcgtggctcaggtcCTGGATGAGCTGGGGTTGAGCCTGACAGATGAGCTGTCAA ACCTCCCCTCCACCGGAGGTTCCCTCAGTGTGGCTGCCAGTGGGAAGAAGGCCGAGGCCGCAGCCTCGGCCCTAGTTGATGCAGACGCAGATCTGGAGGAGCGGCTCAAGAACCTTCGAAGGGACTGA